A genomic stretch from Helianthus annuus cultivar XRQ/B chromosome 1, HanXRQr2.0-SUNRISE, whole genome shotgun sequence includes:
- the LOC110930720 gene encoding protein FAR1-RELATED SEQUENCE 1-like, with amino-acid sequence MFTGNTDLAIEQHAFAIYTNAVFAQVQKEIIKGKFLCYITNQTETSDSSLLIDVTHLDKRNNITNVYQVTYNTVDQSASCSCRNFTRIGYLCRHVFCVYRLKNVERIPPQYINDRWRRDALPKHVFSISSRYGVNPHAPSVMRNETLDLVTECVDVARTDEDALAKLVDQLRDFKINVLSKQPLSTTENESNECQMEEIVGQPINIPVEVANPEVARNKGCGTHTRISGPGEKAKAKPPKRPKQLRLCKRCGLYVDDHDSRNCLKVAAMKAAKAAAEQQRQTATGD; translated from the exons ATGTTCACTGGCAATACTGATTTAGCGATAGAACAGCACGCGTTCGCCATTTACACAAACGCTGTTTTCGCGCAAGTTCAAAAAGAGATCATTAAAGGGAAGTTTTTATGCTACATCACAAACCAAACCGAGACCAGCGATTCCAGTCTTCTGATAGACGTCACTCATTTGGATAAAAGGAACAACATCACAAACGTCTATCag GTTACGTATAACACTGTGGATCAATCGGCCAGTTGCTCATGCAGGAATTTCACACGTATCGGATATCTGTGTCGCCATGTCTTTTGCGTCTATCGCTTGAAAAATGTTGAAAGGATTCCACCACAATACATAAACGATAGGTGGCGTCGAGATGCCCTCCCCAAACATGTTTTTTCAATTTCCAGTCGATACGGAGTCAACCCACATGCACCGTCCGTTATGCGGAATGAAACCCTCGACCTCGTTACTGAATGCGTTGATGTTGCCAGAACCGATGAGGATGCGTTGGCAAAATTAGTTGACCAACTCAGGGATTTCAAGATCAATGTTCTTTCCAAGCAACCTTTGTCAACaactgaaaatgaatcaaatgagTGTCAAATGGAAGAAATAGTTGGACAGCCAATCAACATTCCAGTCGAAGTTGCTAATCCAGAAGTTGCACGCAATAAAGGATGTGGTACTCATACTCGCATTTCTGGGCCCGGTGAGAAGGCCAAAGCAAAACCACCAAAACGTCCAAAGCAGCTTCGTTTATGCAAGCGTTGTGGTCTGTATGTCGACGACCACGACTCACGCAACTGCCTTAAGGTGGCTGCAATGAAAGCAGCAAAGGCAGCTGCTGAACAACAAAGGCAGACCGCCACTGGCGACTGA
- the LOC118491356 gene encoding uncharacterized protein LOC118491356 has protein sequence MRKNRVSRAEVTATSKGGALRTKKKKGSDDNGKGKAGKPKVVGNKPEKVQKARKRAKKDEFPGIRTRSAPLQFYKCVRALTEQQRDTVREMGFGRLLTFSVDGLPAKLGYFVVDNFNPDKMVICTPAGDIKVNRKVIHKLLGIPTGGQKFSSIGKLPMLTDAIADWRARYPGAMVPPTKMVKMIDESDGEDSFDFRMDFVMCFVAVLVDCHKQSCLREEILEYLDEEMDFATIDWCDLVVEKLRTCKDTWNRLDPQSFFVGPLAILMLLYVDSIECTGMEVDSAVCPLAFWNLKRLRERERLEILAGGFGTGRFKGLTRPRNYNMEHWATKEVNMKNVEKLFSTGEVDDSTTVNIRDKEEQSQH, from the exons ATGCGAAAAAACCGTG TAAGTAGGGCAGAAGTGACGGCTACATCGAAGGGCGGAGCGTTAAGGACCAAAAAGAAGAAGGGTTCGGATGACAATGGGAAAGGTAAAGCAGGGAAACCAAAGGTAGTTGGTAACAAACCGGAAAAGGTTCAGAAAGCCCGTAAGCGAGCAAAAAAGGATGAATTTCCAGGCATAAGGACAAGATCTGCACCATTGCAGTTTTATAAGTGTGTACGGGCATTGACAGAACAACAACGTGACACAGTCAGGGAAATGGGCTTTGGACGTTTGCTAACTTTCAGCGTTGATGGTTTGCCGGCTAAGTTAGGTTATTTTGTTGTGGACAATTTTAATCCAGATAAGATGGTGATATGTACGCCTGCCGGTGATATCAAGGTGAACAGGAAAGTGATTCATAAGTTATTAGGGATTCCGACTGGTGGACAAAAGTTTAGTTCGATTGGTAAGCTGCCGATGCTGACTGATGCCATTGCGGATTGGAGGGCGAGATACCCGGGGGCAATGGTGCCTCCAACAAAGATGGTGAAAATGATAGATGAGTCCGATGGCGAAGACAGTTTTGATTTCAGGATGGATTTTGTAATGTGTTTTGTGGCAGTGCTGGTTGATTGTCATAAACAAAGTTGTTTACGGGAAGAAATCTTGGAGTATCTGGATGAAGAAATGGACTTTGCAACAATAGACTGGTGTGACCTTGTTGTAGAAAAGCTGAGAACTTGCAAGGATACCTGGAATCGGCTTGACCCACAAAGTTTCTTCGTCGGTCCTCTAGCGATTCTGATG TTGTTGTACGTTGATAGCATTGAGTGCACGGGGATGGAGGTAGACAGTGCGGTGTGTCCTTTAGCTTTTTGGaacttgaaaagattgagagagagagaaaggcttGAAATCCTTGCTGGTGGGTTTGGAACAGGACGGTTTAAAGGATTAACACGTCCCAGAAACTATAACATGGAACACTGGGCAACTAAAGAGGTAAA TATGAAAAATGTTGAAAAACTATTCTCAACAGGAGAGGTTGACGATAGTACGACAGTTAATATACGTGACAAAGAAGAACAAAGTCAACATTGA
- the LOC110930727 gene encoding protein FAR1-RELATED SEQUENCE 5-like, which yields MDIEEASQDSQMQPMTVAVSGSSHGPSMFAESSRGQLDGPSNPYFVFDTPQGTRYWIPNVADKFIPVCGKSYPTFADVLSMYELYAFEAGFSVKKGQTKVWNGIPTHKYLRCSKYGKPQPKRTFDTLDESSVKHRRTTFTWCDCKASILVSISNDSYTVLSFNDIHNHELVESYNRDLSKISRKLSFSTKQFIHNMSLNRIGPMRAYRCLVALKGGHHNVNGTPVDFKNFSHQLRIFIGERDAQVFLERLRERFDNLPNFFFDYTVSNGKLSSVFWADEISKLNYKAFGDVLAFDATYSTNKYKMVFVPFTGVDHHFQCVTFGAGLISTESIESYVWLLKAFLKAHGTQPTLVLSDQDPSMLQAVPMVFTESRHRLCMWHIMKKLPSKISADVLDNTDLGSCIHRLVWNVYIKPETFESRWNDLLQTFGLQDHSWLNDMYNIKHLWVPAYFRELPMCCLMKTTSRCESSNAAFKVNSTSAYTLVQFMMCFENRVDSQ from the exons ATGGATATTGAAGAAG CATCCCAAGATTCCCAGATGCAGCCCATGACTGTTGCTGTTTCTGGATCATCTCATGGTCCTTCTATGTTTGCTGAATCATCACGCGGCCAGTTAGACG GGCCTTCGAATCCATACTTTGTTTTTGATACCCCTCAGGGAACCCGTTACTGGATTCCTAACGTCGCTGATAAGTTCATACCAGTGTGTGGGAAATCTTATCCAACCTTTGCGGATGTTCTTTCCATGTATGAACTTTATGCGTTTGAAGCAGGTTTTTCTGTAAAAAAAGGGCAAACTAAAGTCTGGAATGGAATTCCCACACACAAGTATCTCCGATGCTCAAAATATGGAAAACCACAACCAAAGAGGACTTTTGACACCCTAGATGAATCTTCTGTTAAGCACCGGAGGACCACCTTCACATGGTGTGACTGTAAGGCAAGCATACTAGTCTCGATCTCGAACGATTCATACACAGTTCTGAGTTTCAATGATATTCATAATCATGAACTTGTTGAGAGTTACAACCGTGATCTTAGCAAGATATCACGGAAACTGTCATTCTCCACGAAACAATTCATTCACAACATGAGTCTAAACCGCATCGGACCAATGAGAGCTTATAGATGTCTTGTAGCTTTAAAAGGAGGGCATCACAATGTCAATGGGACGCCGGTCGATTTTAAAAACTTTAGCCACCAGTTGCGAATTTTTATTGGTGAACGCGACGCACAAGTTTTCCTTGAACGCCTGCGTGAGCGTTTTGACAACCTACCCAACTTCTTTTTTGATTACACTGTATCAAATGGAAAGTTGTCCTCTGTATTCTGGGCTGATGAGATTTCAAAGCTAAACTACAAAGCTTTTGGCGATGTCCTAGCGTTTGACGCAACTTACAGCACAAACAA GTACAAGATGGTTTTTGTGCCATTCACGGGTGTGGATCATCATTTCCAATGTGTCACATTTGGAGCGGGTTTGATATCAACCGAGTCCATTGAATCTTACGTGTGGTTGCTTAAGGCTTTCTTGAAGGCACACGGTACTCAACCAACTCTCGTGCTGAGTGATCAAGACCCATCCATGCTACAAGCTGTTCCTATGGTCTTTACCGAATCACGACACCGTCTATGCATGTGGCATATAATGAAAAAACTACCCTCAAAG ATCTCTGCCGACGTGCTCGATAACACTGATCTTGGGTCCTGCATTCACCGGTTGGTTTGGAATGTTTATATCAAACCTGAAACGTTTGAGTCCCGCTGGAATGACCTCCTACAAACATTTGGGCTTCAAGACCACAGCTGGTTGAACGACATGTACAACATCAAACATCTCTGGGTACCAGCCTACTTCAGGGAACTGCCCATGtgttgcttgatgaagaccaCCTCCCGCTGCGAAAGCTCTAACGCTGCCTTCAAGGTTAACTCAACAAGCGCATACACCCTTGTACAATTTATGATGTGCTTTGAAAATAGGGTAGACAGCCAATGA
- the LOC110876676 gene encoding importin-5: MDPQVQQAQLAAILGADPAPFEVLISHLMSASNEQRSNAEELFNLCKQADPNRLVLKLAHMLQLSPHMEARAMSAVLLRKQLTQDESLVWNSLSPETQSSLKSVFLNCVQNEQAKTIMKKLCDAISELASVILRDNGWPELLPFMFQCVSSDNYKLQESALLIFAHLSQYVGESLIPHIKHLHGVFLQCLTTSGSADVRIAALSAAINFIQCLSNAGDRDRFQDLLPAMMQTLTESLNGGQEATAQEALELLIELAGTEPRFLRRQIVEVVGSMLQIAEAEPLEEGTRHLAIEFVITLAEARERAPGMMRKLPQFVSRLFAILMRMLLDIEDEPAWHSAETEDEDVGESSNYSFGQECLDRLAIALGGNTIVPVASELLPAYLAAPEWQKHNAALVALAQIAEGCSKVMIKNLEQVVTMVLNSFQDPHPRVRWAAINAIGQLSTDLGPNLQVQYHQRVLPALASAMDDFQNPRVQAHAASAVLNFSENCTPDILTPYLDGIVSKLLVLLQNGKQMVQEGALTALASVADSSQEYFQKYYDAVMPYLKAILVNANDKANRMLRAKAMECISLVGMAVGKEKFRSDAKQVMEVLMSLQGSQMETDDPTTSYMLQAWARLCKCLGQDFLPYMSVVMPPLLQSAQLKPDVIITSADSDNEIESDDDSMETITLGDKRIGIKTSVLEEKATACNMLCCYADELKEGFYPWIDQVAPILVPLLKFYFHEEVRKAAVSAMPELMCSAKLALEKGLAQGRDGSYLKQLSDYIVPSLVEALHKEPDTEICANMLNALNECLQISGPLLDENQVRSIVDELKHVIIASSSRKKERAERTNAEDFDAEEGELLKEENEQEEEVFDQVGEILGTLVKTFKASFLPFFDELSSYLMPMWGKDKSSEERRIAICIFDDVAEQGREAALKYYDTYLPFLLDACNDENPDVRQAAVYGLGVCAEHGGSVIKPLIGEVLSRLNFVIRQPDALELDNVMAYDNAVSALGKVCHFHRDSIDSAQVIPAWLSCLPIKTDLVEAKAVHDLLCSMVERSATELLGHNNQCLPKLISIFAEILCAGKDLASEQTINRIINLLRQLQQTLPPATLASTWSTLQPQQQLALQSILSS; the protein is encoded by the exons ATGGATCCACAGGTCCAGCAAGCACAATTGGCGGCAATTCTCGGTGCAGATCCGGCGCCGTTTGAAGTGTTGATATCGCACCTGATGTCTGCATCGAACGAGCAACGATCAAACGCAGAGGAGCTATTCAATCTATGCAAACAAGCGGATCCTAACAGGCTCGTGCTTAAACTCGCTCATATGTTGCAGTTATCGCCTCATATGGAAGCGCGTGCCATGTCAGCAGTTCTGTTACGGAAACAGTTGACTCAGGATGAGTCGTTAGTGTGGAACTCGTTATCTCCTGAGACTCAATCTTCACTTAAATCTGTGTTTTTGAATTGTGTGCAGAACGAACAGGCGAAGACgataatgaagaagttatgcgATGCTATATCGGAATTAGCTTCGGTTATTTTGCGAGATAACGGTTGGCCCGAGCTGTTACCGTTCATGTTTCAGTGTGTTTCGTCGGATAATTATAAGCTGCAGGAGTCTGCTTTGTTGATATTCGCACATTTGTCACAGTACGTAGGCGAGAGTTTAATTCCGCATATAAAACATCTTCATGGAGTGTTTTTGCAGTGTTTGACTACATCCGGAAGTGCAGATGTGCGAATTGCTGCGTTGAGTGCGGCGATTAATTTCATCCAGTGCTTGTCTAACGCTGGGGACAGAGATCGGTTTCAGGATTTGCTTCCGGCGATGATGCAGACGCTGACTGAGTCGTTGAATGGTGGACAAGAGGCTACAGCGCAAGAGGCGTTGGAGTTGTTGATTGAATTGGCGGGGACGGAACCGAGGTTTTTGAGAAGGCAGATAGTTGAGGTGGTGGGGTCAATGTTGCAGATTGCTGAGGCGGAGCCGTTAGAGGAAGGGACTAGACATTTGGCGATTGAGTTTGTGATCACGCTTGCAGAGGCGAGAGAAAGAGCACCGGGGATGATGAGGAAGTTGCCGCAGTTTGTTAGTAGATTGTTTGCGATATTGATGAGGATGTTGTTGGATATCGAGGATGAACCTGCTTGGCATTCTGCGGAAACGGAGGATGAGGATGTCGGGGAGTCGAGTAATTATAGCTTTGGACAGGAATGTTTGGATCGGTTGGCAATTGCGTTGGGTGGGAATACCATTGTCCCTGTTGCTTCTGAGCTGTTGCCTGCGTACTTGGCTGCACCGGAGTGGCAGAAACACAATGCTGCTCTCGTTGCTCTTGCACAAATTGCTGAGGGATGCTCAAAG GTGATGATTAAAAATTTGGAACAAGTGGTGaccatggttttaaattcatTCCAAGACCCTCACCCACGAGTGAGATGGGCAGCTATTAATGCAATCGGGCAGTTATCTACAGATTTAGGTCCAAACTTGCAAGTTCAGTACCACCAGCGTGTGTTGCCAGCACTAGCTTCCGCAATGGATGATTTTCAGAATCCCCGCGTTCAG GCACATGCTGCTTCAGCTGTGTTAAATTTCAGTGAGAATTGCACACCTGATATTTTGACACCTTACCTAGATGGAATAGTGAGCAAACTGCTTGTACTGCTACAG AATGGTAAACAAATGGTACAAGAAGGGGCCTTGACTGCTTTAGCATCAGTTGCTGATTCATCACAG GAATACTTCCAGAAGTACTATGATGCGGTTATGCCATACTTGAAAGCTATATTAGTGAATGCAAATGATAAAGCTAATCGTATGCTTCGAGCCAAAGCCATGGAATGCATTAGTCTTGTTGGAATGGCTGTTGGAAAGGAAAAGTTCAGAAGTGATGCTAAGCAG GTGATGGAGGTTCTTATGTCGTTGCAAGGATCTCAAATGGAGACTGACGACCCCACCACAAGTTATATGCTTCAA GCATGGGCCAGATTATGCAAGTGTTTGGGGCAAGATTTTCTTCCGTACATGAGTGTAGTTATGCCTCCGTTGCTTCAGTCTGCCCAACTTAAACCTGACGTGATTATCACATCTGCTGATTCAGATAATGAAATTGAATCAGATGATGACAG TATGGAGACCATCACACTTGGTGATAAGAGAATAGGGATAAAGACTAGCGTACTCGAGGAGAAAGCTACAGCTTGCAACATGTTGTGTTGTTATGCCGATGAGCTAAAGGAAGGTTTCTATCCATGGATCGACCAG GTTGCCCCAATACTAGTGCCGCTTCTCAAATTTTATTTTCATGAAGAAGTTAGAAAAGCGGCCGTTTCAG CCATGCCTGAGCTCATGTGCTCTGCAAAATTAGCTTTAGAGAAAGGGCTTGCTCAGGGTCGTGATGGATCATATTTAAAACAGCTGTCTGACTACATAGTTCCATCATTAGTGGAAGCTTTACATAAG GAGCCTGATACGGAAATTTGTGCAAATATGTTGAATGCGTTGAATGAATGCCTACAG ATATCTGGTCCACTTCTAGATGAAAATCAGGTGAGAAGCATTGTGGATGAGTTAAAGCATGTGATCATTGCCAGTTCAAGCAGGAAAAAGGAACGCGCTGAAAGGACCAATGCTGAAGATTTTGATGCCGAAGAAGGAGAGCTACTTAAAGAGGAAAACGAGCAAGAAGAAGAAGTCTTTGACCAA GTTGGTGAAATCTTGGGGACTTTAGTAAAAACGTTTAAAGCCTCTTTCTTGCCTTTCTTTGATGAGCTATCGTCTTATTTAATGCCGATGTGG GGCAAGGATAAATCATCTGAAGAGAGAAGAATTGCTATTTGCATCTTTGATGATGTTGCAGAGCAGGGTCGTGAAGCAGCGTTAAA GTATTATGATACCTATCTTCCATTCCTTCTTGATGCATGCAATGATGAAAATCCAGATGTCCGACAG GCAGCTGTATATGGCCTTGGTGTGTGTGCAGAACATGGAGGTTCTGTTATCAAGCCTCTTATTGGAG AGGTCCTTTCAAGGCTAAATTTTGTTATAAGGCAACCCGATGCTCTCGAACTCGATAATGTGATGGCATATGATAATGCCGTTTCTGCTTTAGGGAAAGTATGCCATTTTCATCGTGACAGTATTGATTCCGCTCAG GTTATTCCTGCATGGTTAAGCTGTTTACCGATAAAAACCGATCTTGTTGAGGCTAAAGCTGTTCATGACCTGCTTTGTTCTATGGTCGAAAG GTCAGCAACAGAACTCCTGGGCCACAACAATCAATGTCTGCCTAAACTTATTTCCATTTTTGCCGAG ATTTTATGTGCGGGGAAGGACCTTGCCTCGGAGCAAACTATAAATCGCATAATCAACCTTTTGAGACAGCTTCAACAGACACTACCACCTGCAACATTAGCTTCAACATGGTCAACCCTGCAGCCCCAACAACAACTTGCATTGCAATCCATTTTATCATCATAA